TATTCCATTAACTCAAGatgaagtaaaatttattcacGATAAAAACTTGTTGGAAAGTTTTGTTGAGATCTTTGACGCCAACGTATTTATAACAAATGGAATTATActtcgatttttaaatattgtagcaAGTATTGATGATCGTTATGATATTCAGcgatttattagaaaatatttaaagataccTAAAGTAAGGAAATCTTTACGTCTACTATTCAACAAAATTGAAGATTATCCGTTAATCGAAGAAGTTCGTGATTTAGCAGAACCATTTGATTTATATGAAACTTATACTAATTTATTAGAAGAACATAAACCAGTTTATCATCCCGAAGTTGctcgaattataaaaaaattgaatatatttcgtTGTCTTCATTGTATAGAATTCACAAAACAAACAACATCTGCGTTAAATCTTTTGTACGATCTTTCTACCGTTCAAGGGCAACCAATGTCGTTTAAATTACAGGGCAAAGCAATTAGTgcatataaaagaatttttcaaaatatcgaaagtacAGAATTGAATACGATAATTGatgaatttaattcaaaaaagtttaataataaggaaaaaataCGACTATTACCGAAATTAATTGTGGATGAAGATCAAAAATCAAGGCTTCAAAAAGAAGACATGGACTTATATCAATATTTGATTCGATTAAAAGAACCATGTAAAAGAAGTAAGAACAAAGACTTtcgatttaaattaatgaaaaatatacggTTTTATGatgcttataaaaaattttatgcaaaaaatcgcCGAGCAATTAAGATTTTGGGGAAGAAATTGAACGTTCCATTTCAATGTAAGTATGTTCATTTATTTAGAAGcgaattaagaaattttgtgcCCGTAGGCAGTTAAAAATTAGCACCcccgtaataaaaatatatcaataaagaCCCTCTTCTTTAGTTCTTTCAAGAAAGCACTTTTCTAAGTCACTAGCATACATTGTTTCTAACATACTTGctctattttgaacttcttTCTCCAAAGTgttcaaattgatcaaattgcttagaaacaaaaatttattggaaaaattgctGTACATTTCTTGTCTCTTTTGAAGTTCAATCACAAATCtgtctataattactagatatacTGTCATTCTGAATGTTTTCCGGCCTGATAATGAAGAAGTAATATCTTGCTTGCGCAAAGTCCTAATAATCAAGATGAGTTTCTCGTAGCCATGCCTTGATTCGACAAATTACGAAAAATTCTGCTTTGGGAATGATAAGCTCAGGTGAATGGGGCGTTTGAGACGACCCCTCTTGTGGCAAGGAGTCCACTGCTTCATTCCCTTTAACGATAAAGTAACGCGGTTCCCAGATCAGTCTGATTTTGTTATTCAGACTCAGGCGTTTCAGTTCCTCGAAGCATTCATTGAATACCAGATGACATAAAACTCAACATGTACGTAATAAAATTACGCCTGTAATACATTCTTTTATTCGTCTTCCATTTTCCTTCCAATAATTACGTAATTCGATCTAATAACAAATTGGTATTAGTTCCAAGTCGAATAGATTTaatattgtagtaaattttttagGTACGGAAATTCAAACTGAATTAACAGAACAAACTCCAACTGAATCAATTGTACCTGTATCACATTCTTCTGAATCAAATGCTACTGAGTGTTATAATCtcaaaagagaaattaaaattgaatcaaatgtATCGAAACAAACTCCagttgaaccaattttaattggCTCAATTAAAATCGAACCACTTGAATCAAACACAAATGAATGTGAAGAATCAGATTCAAACgctttaattaattcaaatgaaaGTGAATCGTATACACCTCAGCCGCAAGCAAACGCaattaaatgtgaaaattcaGATTCAAACGCAGATCAAACGGCTGTAATTAATCCAAATGAAAGGGAATCGTTTCCAATTCAGTCACAAGTAAACGCAACTGGATGTGAAGAATCAGAATCAAAAGTAAATCAATTGGATGTAATTAatccaaatgaaaataaatcatcTACAATTCAGCCACAAGCAAACGCAATTGAAATTGGAGAATCAGATTCAAACGCAGATCAATCGACTGTAATTAACCCAAATGAAAGTGAATCGTCTACAATTTTGCCACAAACAACTGGTCCTGTTGTGaacaaaacaattacaaaaaaatcacgaaaaactacaaaaaaatctcgaaaaactacaaaaaaatctcggaaaacatttaaattaaattttgcattagctgaaaatgaattaaaaattataaacgatacaaatttaataaatcatttaatcgaACAATTTAACGCTAACGTATCCATAAATAACGGtattacattgaaatttttacatattaaagGAAATTTTGAACACCGTAAAAATGCATGGAAATgtattcgaaaatttataaacatacaaaaGATTGAATTATCATTATTCCGTAAAATTTTTCGTGATTATCCATTGATAGAAAGAGTACTTTATATGAAGAATCCAACTTCGTTATGTCAAACATATAACcacttattaataaaaaaaaagttccgtAAAAAAATTCcacgaattataaaaaaattgaatgtatttcgtttattacattcgataaaaattacaaatgcaaCGATGGATTCGTTATATCTTTTACATGATCTGTATACCAATCGGAAACAATCAATATCCTTACAATTACAACAAAAAGCACTCGATGCGTATaatcgtttttttaaaaatactaaaactaATGAATTGGTTaagataattaatgaatataattcaaaaaaatttgataattacgaaaaattacaaaaattacgaGCAAAATTACAATCGGCAGTATTCAAAAATCAAGATAAGCACTTATTTGAATATGCAAAAGAATTATATGAAACAGCAGAAGATgggaaatataaattgtttttggaaagatgtataaatttatataaaattaatgaaggtTTTTCTGAGCAAAAGCGTCTAGCAATTAAAGCTGTGGGGGAAAAATTAAACATGCCATTCCAAGGtacgtaatataatttttaattattttttattataatgataaaacataagaGGGGTACCGCAAATGGTCCCTTAACACCTAGACTGAAGCAGTCCTCTGCATCTTGCTTGTGAAGAACCTGTCCCCGGAAAGTGAGACATCTCCGGTTAAGAAATACTATTTTAAACAGATGAAGGAATGCTATAGGATTCTATCCTATATCAATCAATCCTCCGCCGGGATTTATTAATCCGAGGTTTCGAACCCAAACATTCTAAACCTGACGCCTTGCAGGTTTCCGAAGGTGCAAAATACATGTAtgaaggaacatttttattacagcaaacttgatattttttttttaaataattcgtatggactttaaaataattttgaaacaaactttcatttgttaaaaaaattttaacgactGTACTTTCTgctatatataaagaaaaatagtatacaactCACGGCCAGAATGTTGGATGCTCTTGCATGCCAAGAAATCCAACTTTCTGGCCTATTAATATACTATTAGTTCAATTTTCAaccatttttatcgaaattatttttctgccgatttaatattatttaaattgtaggtgaaattCAAAATGAATCAAACTTGATGGAACCAACTTCAAATAAGCCAGTATTAACTGAACTGGATATTCCATTATCTGGTGATGAACAATTTATACATAGTGAAcatataaggaaattttttgacGTACTTAACGCCAATGTATTCATAAGAAAGGaacaaaacaagaaatttttgcaCATAACAGTAAATGATGCATATCGTAAAGATATTTACGAGtatcttgaaaaatttgttggtatAATACAAAAAGTAACGAATGCTATTACAACTGATTCAGTTACAACTGAACCAACAAACACTGAACCATCTTTCCCTACAACTGAATCAAATACATTTGATTCAATTCAAACCGAATCAATTATATTGACTGAACCACTGTTTTCTACAAATGAATCAAATACAGTGGAACAAATTCAAACTGGAACACTTTCCTATGCAAATGAATCAAATACAAATGAATTACTCATTCCTGCAACTGAATGTATGGAATTATTTGATACCAATACtgataaagaaaattcaaaaacaaaacgatCAGCAAAAAGACGAAAATCAAAACGATTTGCAAAAAGACGAAAATCAAAACgattgacaaaaatacaaaaatcaaaacgattAGCAGAACAACACCAAGTTTCCAATACTGATGATCAAATCAATACTGatgaagaaaattcaaaatcaaaacgaaaacaCCAAGATTCCAATACTGATGAAGATGCTACTGAATCACTTTTCCCAACAATTGAACTATTTGAATTGGATATTCCATTAACTAGAGATGAAGTAAAACATAAATTCAcaaagaatttaatgaaatttctcgTTAGCAAATGTAACgccaatgtttttataaaaaatggtattgcAGTAAGCTTTTTACATATTACAGCAAATTGTGTATATCGTAGCTATATCGAAGAACATCTTGAAGGATTTCTTAACGTTCGAGATCATCTTGAAACTGCCCAAAAAATTCGTGATGATTACCCGTTAATTCAAGAGATAAGCCAATTAGAGGATTCTTCTCAATTATATCAAACTTATAATAGTTTATTGGCTGATGAAAGTGAATCGCATCCTGAAGTTTTGCAAgttaggaaaaaaatgaatgtgTTTCATTATTTACATTGCAGTGACTTCACAAATGAAAATCTAAATTCGATAAATCTGTTTCACGatctttatacttttaaaagtacATTTATGTCGTCAAACTTTGAGAAAGAAGTAGACGATGCATATcgtttaattttctataatatcgaaagtaatgaatttgatagcacaattaaagaattaaattcaaaaaaattagataattacgaaaaattaaaacaattgccAAAATTACCTTCGAACGAACTACAGTTAGTCACCAATGAGGATTCAAAATTAGAACCACAagcaaaaaaacgaaaacaacAAGATTACAATACTGATGAATCAAATACAGTCGATCTGActcaaaatgaattaattcaaattgaatCACATTATTCTGCAACTGAAACAAATACAGTTGAGTCCATTCAAACTGAATCACTTTCCCCCGTAACTGAATCAAACATAGTTTCTACAACGGATAATATGGAAGTATTTGATTTGGATATTCTGTTATCTAAAGATGAGGAAGAACTTATAtccaaagaaatgaaaaaactcGTTGAAAGATTTAACGCCATTATATCCATAAAAAATGGCTTAGCAgtgatattattacatattacagCAAATAAAAGTTACAGTAAAGATATCAaagattttcttcaaaaattttttaacataagaGATTATTCAGAAAGACaggaaataattaaatgtgattATCCATTAATAGGGGAAATGATAGAAGAAATGAGTCATTATGAGGATCCCTTATCTTTGTATCAAGCTTATAATAGTTTATTAGCTGAAAAACCTGAAGatcctgaaattaaaaaaaaaatgagtgtatttCGTTACTTTCATTGCAAAGAATTCACAAATGAAAAACTAAGTTCGGTAAATCTTTTACATGATCTTTATACCTTTGATAATATATCGATGTCGAAAAACCTAGCGAATAAAGCAAGGCTGGCTTTTAAGGTTATTAGAGATATTAGGTTTATGTCTTCTAAGGTcaccataaattattttgataaggtAATTAGACAATTCAAcggaaaaaagttgaaaaatatcgaaaaattaaaacaattgccaaaattgaaacaaaaagaaCCAGACATACTTGCAAATGAGAAAAAACGAAAACACCAAGATTGCAGTACTGATAAATctattattgaaagaaaatcaGAACGattaccaaaaaaacaaaaactccaAGATTGCTATACCAATGaacataaaattgaaacaagTACAGTGGATCCAATTCAAACCGAACGTCTTTGCCCCGAAACTGGTATAAATACATTTGAGTTAATTCAAACTGAACCACTTTTTCCTACAATTGAATCGAATACAGCTGAGTCGATTAAAATTGAACCTATTTTCCCAGCAGCTGAATTgaataatgaattaattcaaattgaACCACGTTTCTCTGCTAAAGAATCATTATAGATAATGATTTTCaactaaattagaaaatttgagAATAATATTTTCCGTTTGGTTAGTTTTTCAAGGGCAGAACAAATTACAAAAGTCTCAATGACtctaaagtttttgattttcaagatattttaccTAAATGTTTATTacggttaaataaaaatattgtacttatttgtattttttttttaaatagtagtttGAGAATAAAATTTCGTGAAATTAGCTCTTCAAGAGTAGAAACAAAAGTCTTAGTGCCtctaaagtttttgattttcaagATACTTGGCCTAAATGTTTATAACAAGTGAATGAAAacattgtgattttttttggtttcaagtgaataaatatttatttttgatatatacttcgtgttatttatttattgatattttttaaacaatcagTAGGTACAAAGTTTGCTTTATGATTGTTATTCAGGCAGGTAAAAGGAGTCGGAACTATGTAGTCCACAAGCATACCAGATTAAGAATTTAATGGTTtgccttttttaaattactgcATATTccgaaaaataaagaaaaactttcaaattctcagatattttaaaaattagttttaaataaatgataaaataactaaGGCGTACGTCATTTATCAAGCACTTCCAGTTTTGTATTGGTATATATGTCGAAGTCAACTTTTAATTAGCCGTTCAACTAGGGGCCTGAAAGATATGTACCTGAGTACTGCCACTCTTGCAGTGAAAACCAGTTTTTAGTAGTATCATATTTAGTTCCAACTTTTGGTCACTGCTACTACACTAAATACCATTGCTTTTTATGCTTATGGGATAGTAGAGCCAGAGAACAGCATTGGACTGAAAGTGATTGGCCACCCcgagaaactttaaaacctggagagaaaaatgttatcaatactactttggtgccaccagaaaaagttttgttaccACCTCTCTATATCAATTTGgggttgatgaaacaatttgCAAAACCCCTGCAAGAGGCTAgagactgttttaaatatctatgtacaaaattccCGAAGCTATCAGAAGCAAAGTTGAAAGAGGGAGTTTTCACTGGCCCCGACATCAGAAGGCTTTTAACCGGCACCCTCTTTGAGGAAAGTATGAATGAGAAGGAAAAATAAGCTTGTGTATCGTTCAAAGATGTAGTgtaaaagtttttgagaaatacTAAGGATCCTGACTACAAAACCATTGTTCAACTAGCAGCATACGAAGCTCAAGGCTGCAAGATAAGCCTGAAGGTCCATTTTTGCACtcatatatagatttttttcctgaaaacctgGGAGCTTACAGTGAAAAACAGGGGGAGCGGTTTCACCAGGATGTCCGCGATATTGAGAGACGGTACCAAGGAAGATGGGATATGTGACTATGCTTGTAGactactgtataatttttaataaacgagtgcttttaccaattttttgtttttgaatttgcaaaaaaaccttacgtgcgatagaaaaaaatggccATCATTTCTGAAATcattctaaaacatataatttagtaaaaatatctcatgcagctgacaaaaaattttttttgcagacctGTGTTATCTGTATTTAATTCAAGTAGTCTATGATTGTTAGTCTGGTTAGTCTACATTAATGTAAGTGTGTAaaataagtaaagaaataacACGTGTGTCTAGCTCTAGTGCCATGAAGAACATGATggttattttcttgtttaaaaaagaCTTAAAGGTAAAATCTTATTAGTCAGTAagtcaattaaatataaaatacgtcTCTACCCGCCATGGCTTACAGTAACTATTGAATAAACTTGAACtagaataaaattagaaa
This genomic interval from Chrysoperla carnea chromosome 1, inChrCarn1.1, whole genome shotgun sequence contains the following:
- the LOC123294808 gene encoding uncharacterized protein LOC123294808, giving the protein MDSLYLLHDLYTNRKQSISLQLQQKALDAYNRFFKNTKTNELVKIINEYNSKKFDNYEKLQKLRAKLQSAVFKNQDKHLFEYAKELYETAEDGKYKLFLERCINLYKINEGFSEQKRLAIKAVGEKLNMPFQGEIQNESNLMEPTSNKPVLTELDIPLSGDEQFIHSEHIRKFFDVLNANVFIRKEQNKKFLHITVNDAYRKDIYEYLEKFVGIIQKVTNAITTDSVTTEPTNTEPSFPTTESNTFDSIQTESIILTEPLFSTNESNTVEQIQTGTLSYANESNTNELLIPATECMELFDTNTDKENSKTKRSAKRRKSKRFAKRRKSKRLTKIQKSKRLAEQHQVSNTDDQINTDEENSKSKRKHQDSNTDEDATESLFPTIELFELDIPLTRDEVKHKFTKNLMKFLVSKCNANVFIKNGIAVSFLHITANCVYRSYIEEHLEGFLNVRDHLETAQKIRDDYPLIQEISQLEDSSQLYQTYNSLLADESESHPEVLQVRKKMNVFHYLHCSDFTNENLNSINLFHDLYTFKSTFMSSNFEKEVDDAYRLIFYNIEITNEDSKLEPQAKKRKQQDYNTDESNTVDLTQNELIQIESHYSATETNTVESIQTESLSPVTESNIVSTTDNMEVFDLDILLSKDEEELISKEMKKLVERFNAIISIKNGLAVILLHITANKSYSKDIKDFLQKFFNIRDYSERQEIIKCDYPLIGEMIEEMSHYEDPLSLYQAYNSLLAEKPEDPEIKKKMSVFRYFHCKEFTNEKLKPDILANEKKRKHQDCSTDKSIIERKSERLPKKQKLQDCYTNEHKIETSTVDPIQTERLCPETGINTFELIQTEPLFPTIESNTAESIKIEPIFPAAELNNELIQIEPRFSAKESL
- the LOC123294801 gene encoding uncharacterized protein LOC123294801, which translates into the protein MEYEEIESNAGNPVAEETQLKRFKMIIPLTQDEVKFIHDKNLLESFVEIFDANVFITNGIILRFLNIVASIDDRYDIQRFIRKYLKIPKVRKSLRLLFNKIEDYPLIEEVRDLAEPFDLYETYTNLLEEHKPVYHPEVARIIKKLNIFRCLHCIEFTKQTTSALNLLYDLSTVQGQPMSFKLQGKAISAYKRIFQNIESTELNTIIDEFNSKKFNNKEKIRLLPKLIVDEDQKSRLQKEDMDLYQYLIRLKEPCKRSKNKDFRFKLMKNIRFYDAYKKFYAKNRRAIKILGKKLNVPFQCTEIQTELTEQTPTESIVPVSHSSESNATECYNLKREIKIESNVSKQTPVEPILIGSIKIEPLESNTNECEESDSNALINSNESESYTPQPQANAIKCENSDSNADQTAVINPNERESFPIQSQVNATGCEESESKVNQLDVINPNENKSSTIQPQANAIEIGESDSNADQSTVINPNESESSTILPQTTGPVVNKTITKKSRKTTKKSRKTTKKSRKTFKLNFALAENELKIINDTNLINHLIEQFNANVSINNGITLKFLHIKGNFEHRKNAWKCIRKFINIQKIELSLFLP